The Bactrocera dorsalis isolate Fly_Bdor chromosome 2, ASM2337382v1, whole genome shotgun sequence region TAAccattcccacgacagtcggatctAATTAGCCGGAGCGGACTCTGATTTTTATACGGCCAGGGACTGTCAACTGGACACCATTCCTCGGATTTACTTTAGGAATGTTTTCTGGTTCTacaattagtaaattaatatttaactttttttgcttACCAATcaatttgatataaaaaaatatatacaatagtaatttgtatttaaatactatgttatttattgttatcaATTATCATCAACTcgtgttttatatttaataaactcaTTGTGTTGTTGTCTACATAATCATACATGTATGCGGCGTTGTGTTCATTTCACTTTTCAGTTtggatttttaatataaatacttatgtattacTAAACCTACAAAGCATTGTTAACAATTACATTCTTAAACAATATCTACAAAAGAATGTACTGTATATATaaactacaaacatacatacactatGTTTAAGTATTGTTGGAAGATTTTAACGTGTGATATTATGTGGCAGATTGATTCGCtctcaatatattttataattgctTTGATACGTTTACAACACATCTGCGCTGtattaattattaaacaatcttgcgattttgtaaaaataaaagattaaattttatgaaaataaaaataagtctatttcaaaataataaaaaaaaaacaaaagtcaatAATAAATGTAGCGAGTGCCAGAAAGAATAATGCTGATGAAGAGCTAGcaaaacaaaagcttttttgtTAGCATATCAAAGCAGATGAActgaaactttaataaaaagaaatacaattaaaaagcaatatttgGAAATCAATATcagtaaaaatttgtaattatgcATATTAATGGAATTATTTGTAGTATATCAAAGCGTTTAGCTGCAGATTAGCGAAAAATTCGAAGAGATAACTGATAGTTCACCGAGTTGGCGCAACGTTCACTTCAATATCTTATTTTTAACAactaaatatttctatattacaGTCCGTAGTTCATTTCCTTTAAtcataacaaatttaatttgttaatatcgACAAAGGCTTGTGCGTTTCTTCGATATAGCGTTATTtctaattatatgtatgtatattatctttttaactttttaaaagcTGTAAAGCGTGTAAACCTTGCCTCCTCTTGAAGTGATCTCCATTCTCTTCGTAATTTCACCAATATCCCaatcattaatttttgcaattccTTTTGTTTGACGCAAAAATACTGGCATTGATATCTATAAGACTTTCTTCATGTATTTCTTTTTGGCATTCTCCAAACTAGGCAGTTCGCAATGACGCGGCCCATACATCGATATGGGCGCACAGTACTCATAACCGATACGTTCATAGAAGCCATCTTGATCGATGGTTGATAAGTAAATGGCTTTTAAATCCAATACGATGCGACAATAGTCTTCCGcaaatttcataattaatttgcCAAAACCTTGTCCACGACAACTTTTGTCTACCACCACCGACTCAATAAAGCAGGCCATCTTTTTGGACGGTATCTGGCTTAACTTACAATGAGCTATAACACGATTCATCCCGTCCGTAGTT contains the following coding sequences:
- the LOC105231093 gene encoding N-alpha-acetyltransferase 80 isoform X1; this translates as MRFIKSEPYYEGLPPFNVSGSPFSVVPIHNYPELMKKTCELINSEWPRSETARMRSLEASCDTLPCSLVLTTDGMNRVIAHCKLSQIPSKKMACFIESVVVDKSCRGQGFGKLIMKFAEDYCRIVLDLKAIYLSTIDQDGFYERIGYEYCAPISMYGPRHCELPSLENAKKKYMKKVL
- the LOC105231093 gene encoding N-alpha-acetyltransferase 80 isoform X2, which produces MGLPPFNVSGSPFSVVPIHNYPELMKKTCELINSEWPRSETARMRSLEASCDTLPCSLVLTTDGMNRVIAHCKLSQIPSKKMACFIESVVVDKSCRGQGFGKLIMKFAEDYCRIVLDLKAIYLSTIDQDGFYERIGYEYCAPISMYGPRHCELPSLENAKKKYMKKVL